Genomic segment of Desulfonatronovibrio magnus:
ATATATGAGTCAGAGAAAACAGGAGGATAAAAATCCTTAATTTCCTGTTGAGACTGCTTTGGCTCAATACTTGAGATAAAGTGAGGTGATCCGGTGAACAGAGATGAAAAGGCCAAAATCATACAAAACATACGAGAAAAGGCCAACCGTTCCTGCATAGCAGTAGTTACTGATTACAAAGGAATGTCGGTGGAAGAAATGACGCAGTTGCGCTCCAATCTTCGAGAACATAACGTTGAGTATCAGGTAGTTAAAAATACTCTGGCCAGAATTGCTTTTGAAGAATCAAGCCATTCAGCCATCAAGGATAAATTTAAAGACTGCTGTGCTATAGCATATGGTTTCGATGATCCAGTAGTTGCGGCCAAAGTACTTGTGGACTTTGAAAAGAAAAGCAAGAAGTTTCAGACCAGATTTGCCAGCTTAGACGGTAAATACCTTGAGGGCACATCTTTAAAAGCATTGTCAGAACTTCCAGGCCGTGATGAACTTCTGGCCAAAACACTTGGTACTATGAACGCTGTGCCGACGAATTTTGTATGTCTTTTCGCAAATGTTATAAGGGGTATGCTCAATGCCCTTAATGGAATCAAGGAACAAAAAGAAAACGCTTAGAGCCAAAGCATAATTTTTCAGGAGGATACAATGTCCGATATTTCAAAAGAACAGGTAATTGATTTTATTTCTAATATGACAGTTCTTGAGCTGTCTGAGTTCATCAAAGAACTTGAAGATAAGTTTGGTGTATCAGCAGCAGCACCAGTGGCAGCTGTTGCAGCAGCACCAGCAGCTGGCGGTGACGCAGGAGCAGAAGAAGAAGAGCAAACAGAATTTAACGTGGTGCTCAAGGAAGTAGGTGGAAACAAGATTGCCGTCATTAAAGCGGTCAGAGCCCTGACCAGCCTCGGACTGAAAGAAGCTAAGGCAAAGGTTGATGAACTGCCTTCCACCATTAAGGAAGCAGTAGCTAAGGACGATGCTGAGGAAGCCAAAAAACAGCTTGAGGAAGCCGGCGCAACTGTCGAAGTTAAATAATTTCTGCGGTTTGAAACCGTACTTTAATATAAAGTTTAGAGAGCGCAAAGTATCAATGGATACTTGTGCTCTCTAAACTATTTGTATTTTCAGAGCTATACAGCACCAACTTAGATATCAATGCTCTGTATCCTTCCTTATTAAACTGTATAGCTATCAGGCTTACAGGTAAAACACGAATCGGACTCCGGACTAGATCCGGTTTAACAGGCTACAAACCACTACCCCGACTCTTTCTCAGGATCAAAACCTGATTCCTGCCATCCAGGGATTTTCGGCAAATCTACTCAAACGCGAGGATAACATGGCACTATTAAATAAAAAATTCGGCCAGATTAAATATACTTTAGGAGTTCCGCATTTACTGAGGCTGCAACTGGACTCGTACCACGATCTTCTTCAGGAGGAAATCGATCCCTTATCACGCTTGGATAAAGGACTCGAGGGTGTTTTCAAGTCAGTTTTTCCTATTGAAGACTTCAATAAAACAGCTACACTGGAGTTTGTAAGCTATGAAGTTGCTCCTCCAAAGTACGATGTAGGAGAATGTCTTGGAAAAGGGCTTACATACGAATCACCCATTCGTATAAAGGTCCGCCTGATTGTTTTTGATGTGGATGAAGAGTCTGGCAACAGAACTGTAAGAGACATCAAGGAACAGGATATTTATTTCGGTACTATTCCTCTGATGACTGGAAAAGGTACTTTCATCATTAATGGAACTGAAAGGGTCATAGTCAATCAGCTGCAGCGATCTCCGGGTATTATTTTTGAGCATGATTCAGGTAAGAGCCATTCAAGCCGCAAGGTACTTTACAGCTCTCGAATTATCCCAATGCGTGGCTCGTGGTTAGATTTTGAGTTTGATCACAAAGATATTTTTTATGTGCGTATTGACAGACGCAGAAAAATGTATGCAACCATTCTCATGAAGGCCATGGGAATGACCAGTGAAGAAATTTTTGACTATTTTTATGATCAGGAAACTGTAAAATTTAAGGATGGCAGAGCATATAGAAAAGTAGTTCAGGACCATTACAGAAAGGAAACTGTATTTACAGATGTGCTGGACAATGAAGGCAACGTAATGGTTAAAAAGGGGCGTCCCATGACCAAACGGGCATGGCGCAAACTTATCAAAGACAATATCGAATATATTGAAATTGATCCTACCCAGCTTAACAGTCAATTTGTATCCAGCGATATTATCCATCCTGAAACCGGTGAAGTACTGGTTGGAATGGGAGACCGCCTGAATGCCGATGCCTTAACAGCCTTAGATAGTGCAGGCATAGAAGAAATTAAGATTTTATATACCTCAGGTCAGGATGTTTCATCATCATTGCGCGATACACTTAAGCTGGACAAAACAAAAGATATGCTTGAGGCTCAGGTGGAAATCTACAAAAGACTCAGACCAAGCTCTCCCCCAACCCCTGAAATTGCTTCAAGCTTTTTTGACAACCTGTTTCGCAATCCTGACTATTATGACCTTTCACCAGTTGGCAGATATAAGCTCAATTCAAGACTTGGTCTTGATCTGCCCATGGACTACAGAACTCTTTCCAACGAAGATATTCTCAGGGTTATCAAGCACTTGATTAAGCTTAAAGATTCCCATGGTCACGCGGATGATATAGATCATCTTGGCAACAGAAGAGTCAGACCTGTTGGTGAACTGGTGGAAAACCAGTACCGCATCGGTCTGGTCCGAATGGAGAGGGCCGTCAAGGAGCGTATGAGTCTGCAGGAAGTTGCCACACTGATGCCCCATGACCTGATTAATCCCAAACCAGTAACAGCAGTTCTCAAAGAATTTTTTGGAACATCGCAATTATCTCAGTTCATGGATCAGACCAACCCGCTTTCAGAAGTTACTCACAAGCGCAGGCTTTCTGCTCTCGGGCCTGGAGGTTTGACAAGAGAAAGAGCAGGGTTCGAGGTTCGTGATGTACATCCAAGCCATTATGGCCGCATATGTCCCATTGAAACCCCTGAAGGTCCAAATATCGGACTCATTGTATCCCTTACCACCCACGCCCAGGTAAATGATTTCGGGTTTATTGAAACTCCCTACAGACTGGTCAAGGATAACCGTGTTACTGAAGAGGTGGTTTATTTTGATGCTTCGAGAGAACAAGGAGAGGTCATAGCTCAGGCCAACGCGCCTATCGATGATCAAGGTAATTTTACTACAGAGCTTGTGTCTGCAAGAATGAAAGGCGAGTTTAATCTGGTGCCCAAGGAGGAAGTGACTCTGATGGACATTTCTCCAAGCCAGATTGTATCCATTTCTTCATCCCTGATTCCATTTCTCGAGCATGATGATGCTAACCGTGCCTTGATGGGCTCCAATATGCAGCGCCAGGCAGTACCTTTGCTGCAGGCAGCTCAACCTCTCGTAGGAACCGGCATGGAAGGAATCGTTGCCAGGGACTCAGGCAGTTGTGTTACCGCTGAACAGGATGGAATAGTCAGGTATGTTGATGCTGACAAAGTTATAGTCAGTTACAGTCAAGACATGGCTGCCGGCAGGGGCGATACAATATGTTATGAATTACAAAAGTTTCATAAATCAAATCAGAACAGCTGTTTTGGTCAAAAACCCAGGGTGCTGCCCGGACAGACCCTGCGCAGGGGTGATATCCTTGCAGACGGTCCGGGTATTCTGGACGGAGAACTGGCGCTGGGCAAAAACCTGCTTGTAGCTTTTATGCCCTGGTGTGGATATAACTTTGAAGACTCCATTCTTATCTCTGAACGTATGGTCAAAGATGATGTTTTCACTTCTGTCCACATTGAAGAGTTTGATGTCATTGCCAGGGATACCAAGCTTGGCCCTGAGGAGGTCACAAGAGATATTCCCAATGTCAGCGATGATATGCTTAAAAATCTTGATGATAGCGGCATCATCATGATTGGGGCCAAAGTCAAGCAGGATGACATTCTTGTGGGTAAAATAACTCCCAAGGGTGAAACTCAGCTTACTCCCGAAGAAAGACTTTTGAGAGCCATTTTCGGGGATAAAGCCAGAGATGTTAAAAATACATCACTTAAGGTTCCGCCTGGTATTGAAGGTACGGTTATCAATGTGAAGGTTTTTAATCGTCGTTCAAGTGACAAGGATGAACGGACCAAGATAATTGAAGATTATGAACTTGAGAAGCTGGTTAGAAGAGAGGAAATTCATATTGCCTCGGTTACTGCTCAGATAAGAGATAAAATCTGGAATATTGTCGAGGGAAAAAGAATCGGCTCATCCATCATGGGTAAGAAAAAAGGGCAAGTCCTGGCAGAGGCCAATCAGACTCTGAAACGGGAGGACCTGGACAGAATCCCAATCAAAAAATTATCCGGGGCCTTTGCATCTAAAGAAACTAATGATGAACTGGTTGAAATTACCACACTCTATGAAAATCAATTGCGGCTTATTCAGAACATGTACAGCCAGAAGCGTGACAAGGCAGTTGAAGGAGATGATCTCCCCCCTGGAGTGACCAAAATGGTCAAGGTGTTTATTGCTGTCAAGAGAAAGCTCAACGTGGGAGATAAGATGGCTGGACGGCATGGGAACAAAGGGGTTGTGTCCTGTATTCTGCCGGAAGAAGATATGCCGTTTTTTGCCGACGGTACTCCGGTGGATGTAGTTCTGAACCCTCTGGGTGTACCTTCTCGCATGAACATCGGACAGATTATGGAAACCCATCTCGGATGGGCTGCAAAAGAGCTGGGCAAGCAACTGACCGATATGCTGGAATCCGGAGTGGATGTAAAAATGCTGCGCAATGAAGTCAGCGACATATTTGATTCACCTGAAATTGACGAACTTGCCAACAGTCTTGATGATGAACAGTTTATAGCTGCTGTTCGTGAACTTGAACCAGGAATTGTCACCAAGACCCCGGTATTTGATGGAGCCAAGGAAGAAGAAATATGGTCATGGTTGGACAGGGCCGGCCTGAGTGATGACGGCAAGTCCGTTCTTTACGACGGACGAACCGGAGATCCATTTAAAAACAGAGTGACTGTGGGTTACATGTATGTGCTTAAGCTGCATCATCTCGTAGATGAAAAGATTCACGCCCGGTCCACTGGGCCTTACTCGCTGGTTACTCAGCAACCCCTTGGAGGAAAAGCTCAGTTCGGCGGTCAGCGTCTTGGAGAGATGGAGGTTTGGGCTATTGAGGCATATGGAGCTGCTTACCTGTTGCAGGAATTTCTTACAGTAAAGTCTGATGATGTGACTGGCAGGGTGAATATGTATGAAAAGATAGTCAAGGGTAATAATTTTCTGGAATCAGCCATGCCTGAGTCTTTCAACGTTCTCATTAAAGAGCTTATGGCCCTGGGGCTTGATGTTGAACTGATGCAGGATGAAAAAAGAAAATCCCGAGCACTGCCAAGAAAATCACGTTAAAAACTTTTACATATATATGAGGATGGGGATATGAGTTTAGACGATCTTTTTTCCCAGAGGTCAGCAAGTACCACGACAATATCAGGTAAAGAACTTAAAGGTATTAAAATTCGAGTTGCTTCGCCGGAAAAGATTCGAGAGTGGTCTTTCGGAGAAGTGAAAAAGCCTGAAACCATAAATTACAGAACCTTCAAGCCTGAGCGCGATGGTCTTTTCTGTGCCAAAATATTTGGTCCAGTCAAGGATTATGAATGCAATTGCGGCAAATATAAACGCATGAAGCACAGAGGAATAGTCTGTGAAAAGTGCGGTGTTGAAGTAATTGCCTCCAAGGTAAGACGTGATCGCATGGGGCATATTGAGCTGGCTGCTCCGGTGTCTCATATCTGGTTTCTCAAAAGTCTGCCTTCCAAAATTGGCACACTTCTGGACATGACCATGTCAGATCTGGAGAAAGTACTCTATTTTGATGCATACATGGTCATTGACCCTGGACAGACCACCCTGACTAAAAAACAGGTCATATCCGAAGAACAGTATTTGCAGATTATTGATAATTTTGGTGAGGATGCCATAAAAGTGGGCATGGGAGCTGAAATTATCCGTGAGCTGCTTAGTGAAATTGAGCTGGAAAATTTAAAAAACGAGCTTCGGGAAGAATCCCAGGCCACTCGCTCTCAGACCAAAAAGAAAAAACTGGCCAAACGTTTGAAAATTGTTGAAGCGTTTTTAGAGTCAGAAAATAAATGTGAGTGGATGGTTCTGGAAAATATTCCGGTTATTCCCCCAGAGCTTCGTCCTTTGGTTCCTCTTGATGGGGGCCGTTTTGCCACTTCCGATCTCAATGATTTGTATCGCAGGGTTATAAATAGAAATAATCGTCTGAAAAGGCTGTTGGAACTTGGGGCCCCGGATATTATAATCCGAAATGAAAAAAGAATGCTGCAGGAAGCTGTGGATGCTCTTCTTGATAATGGGCGACGCGGCAGAGCCATTACCGGAACAAATGGTCGTCCTCTGAAGTCCCTGTCTGACATGATCAAAGGAAAACAGGGGCGCTTCAGACAGAACCTGCTCGGTAAACGAGTGGACTATTCAGGAAGATCGGTGATTGTTGTCGGGCCTAACCTCAGGCTGCACCAGTGCGGACTGCCCAAAAAGATGGCTTTGGAGCTCTTTAAGCCATTTCTGTATTCCAAGCTTGAGGAAAAAGGACATGCCAGCACCATAAAGAGCGCCAAGAAAATGGTTGAGCGAGGTGATGTGGTTGTCTGGGATATCCTGGATGAGGTGGTAACGGAATACCCCATCCTGCTCAACAGAGCTCCTACACTTCACAGGCTGGGCATTCAGGCCTTTGAGCCGGTGCTTGTAGAAGGGAAAGCCATTCGTCTGCATCCTCTGGTATGTTCAGCATTCAATGCTGACTTTGACGGCGATCAGATGGCTGTGCATCTTCCACTGTCCATTGAGGCCCAGATTGAGTGCCGGGTTTTGATCATGTCCACCAACAATATTCTCTCTCCAGCCAATGGCGAGCCAATAATTCTACCTTCTCAGGATATTGTTCTGGGGCTTTACTACCTAACCGTTGAAAGGTCCTTTGAAAAAGGTGAAGGTAAGATTTTTTCAGATCCCGGTGAAGTTATTTCAGCTTATGATGCCGGTTGCGTGGCCATGCATGCCAAAATCAAGGTGCGTATTGACGGCAAGCTGGTTGATACTACCCCGGGAAGGATTCTGGTAGGCGAAATACTACCGGAAAAAGTTCCTTTTGAGCTGGCCAACTGCCTGCTGACCAAAAAAACCATCGCAAAACTTATTGGCGAAACCTATCGCAGGGCCGGGACCAAGGCTACTGTTATCTTATGCGACAGGCTTAAAGACACTGGTTATGAGTATTCAACACAGGCCGGAATCACCATTGGTGTCAAGGACCTGAAAATTCCTCATACCAAAGAGCAGATTCTCAATACATCTCAAGATCAGGTTAATGAAATAGAAAGCCAGTACCGCGAGGGAATTATTACTGAAACTGAAAAATATAATAAGATCGTTGATGTTTGGACTAAAGCCACCAATGACATATCAACTCACATGATGAATGATATTTCCAAAGACATATTGACGAACCCCGAGACTGGTGAAAAGGTTGAAAATATCAGCTTAAACCCAATTTACATGATGTCCAATTCCGGTGCCAGGGGTAACAAGGATCAGATGCGACAGCTCTCAGGCATGCGCGGACTTATGGCCAAACCTTCCGGGGCGATTATTGAAACACCTATTACAGCATGCTTTCGCGAGGGATTGACTGTACTGCAATATTTTACTTCCACTCACGGTGCCCGTAAAGGACTTGCTGATACTGCTCTGAAAACTGCCAACTCGGGATATCTGACCAGGCGACTTGTGGATGTAGTACAAGACGTGGTGGTTTCAGAGTATGACTGCGGTACGGTAGACGGTATTGAACTTGGACATCTCATGAGATCTGGAGAAATTCAGGAAAAAGTAAGTGCAAGATCTCTGGGGCGCATTGCCATGTATGATGTCCTGGATCCTGAGACCGGAGATACTATCGTTAAATCCAATGAGATGATTATTGAAGAAGCTGCCCGCAGGATTGATGAGAACGGCATTAACAGTCTGAATATTCGATCAACTCTGACCTGTAAGACCAAGCGGGGAATTTGCGCCTTGTGCTACGGTAGAGATTTGGCGAGAGGGCATCTCGTTAATGTTGGTGAAACAGTGGGAATCATTGCTGCCCAATCCATTGGAGAGCCCGGCACGCAGTTGACCATGCGCACTTTTCATATTGGCGGCACTGCCTCCAAAGAGATTGAACGTTCAAACATTAAAGCCCAGAACGCCGGTCACATAGTATTTGCCAGAGTTAGAACAGTTGAAAATGCCAGGGGTGAATCCATGGTGATGGGCAAAAGCGGTCAGGTCAAGATTGTTGATGATCAGGGACGGGAAAGGGAAAAATATTTTCTGCCGTCAGGGGCCAGACTTTTCGTCAAGGTGGATGAAAAGATTGAAAAGGGCAAGCTGATTGCTGAGTGGGATCCATTCAATGAGCCTTTTGTAACAGACGTTGGCGGTATAATCAGGTTTACAGACATCATAGACGGCAGGACATTTCAGGAAAAAGTCGACGAAACTACATCCCGGGCAACCAGAGTTATTACGGAATATCGTTCCACCAACTTCAGGCCCAGTATTTCCATATGCGATGTAAAGGGAAGGATCAAGCTAAGGCCGGGAACAAAGTCTGAGGCGGTATTTCAGCTTCCGGTAGGTGCGATACTTATGCTGCAGGACGGTGATGAGGTTGAGGCCGGGGATGTAATCGCAAGAAAACCCAGGGAATCATCCAAAACCAAGGATATTGTGGGCGGTCTGCCAAGAGTTGCAGAACTTTTTGAGGTCAGAAAGCCCAAGGACCAGGCTGTTGTCACTGAAATTGACGGTATAGTATCATTTGGCCCTGAATCAAAGGGTAAAAGAAAAATAATCATAAGTCCTGAAACAGGAGACATCAAAGAATACCTCATTCCCAAAGGCAGGCATATCACTGTTCAGGAAGGAGACTTTGTGGAAGCTGGTGAATTGATTACTGAAGGTAATCCTGATTTACATGACATTCTGAAAATTAAGGGTGAAAAGCACCTGGCCAACTATCTTGTAGAAGAAATTCAGGAGGTTTACAGGTTTCAGGGAGTACAGATCAATGATAAGCACATTGAAGTCATTGTCAGACAGATGCTCAAAAAAGTACAGATTATTGATCCCGGTGATACAGGATTTTTAATCGGACAGCAGGTGGAAAAAACTGCTTTTATGTATGAGAACGAAAAATGCATAAAGCGGGGTGAAAATCCTGCCATGGCTGAACCTC
This window contains:
- the rpoB gene encoding DNA-directed RNA polymerase subunit beta, encoding MALLNKKFGQIKYTLGVPHLLRLQLDSYHDLLQEEIDPLSRLDKGLEGVFKSVFPIEDFNKTATLEFVSYEVAPPKYDVGECLGKGLTYESPIRIKVRLIVFDVDEESGNRTVRDIKEQDIYFGTIPLMTGKGTFIINGTERVIVNQLQRSPGIIFEHDSGKSHSSRKVLYSSRIIPMRGSWLDFEFDHKDIFYVRIDRRRKMYATILMKAMGMTSEEIFDYFYDQETVKFKDGRAYRKVVQDHYRKETVFTDVLDNEGNVMVKKGRPMTKRAWRKLIKDNIEYIEIDPTQLNSQFVSSDIIHPETGEVLVGMGDRLNADALTALDSAGIEEIKILYTSGQDVSSSLRDTLKLDKTKDMLEAQVEIYKRLRPSSPPTPEIASSFFDNLFRNPDYYDLSPVGRYKLNSRLGLDLPMDYRTLSNEDILRVIKHLIKLKDSHGHADDIDHLGNRRVRPVGELVENQYRIGLVRMERAVKERMSLQEVATLMPHDLINPKPVTAVLKEFFGTSQLSQFMDQTNPLSEVTHKRRLSALGPGGLTRERAGFEVRDVHPSHYGRICPIETPEGPNIGLIVSLTTHAQVNDFGFIETPYRLVKDNRVTEEVVYFDASREQGEVIAQANAPIDDQGNFTTELVSARMKGEFNLVPKEEVTLMDISPSQIVSISSSLIPFLEHDDANRALMGSNMQRQAVPLLQAAQPLVGTGMEGIVARDSGSCVTAEQDGIVRYVDADKVIVSYSQDMAAGRGDTICYELQKFHKSNQNSCFGQKPRVLPGQTLRRGDILADGPGILDGELALGKNLLVAFMPWCGYNFEDSILISERMVKDDVFTSVHIEEFDVIARDTKLGPEEVTRDIPNVSDDMLKNLDDSGIIMIGAKVKQDDILVGKITPKGETQLTPEERLLRAIFGDKARDVKNTSLKVPPGIEGTVINVKVFNRRSSDKDERTKIIEDYELEKLVRREEIHIASVTAQIRDKIWNIVEGKRIGSSIMGKKKGQVLAEANQTLKREDLDRIPIKKLSGAFASKETNDELVEITTLYENQLRLIQNMYSQKRDKAVEGDDLPPGVTKMVKVFIAVKRKLNVGDKMAGRHGNKGVVSCILPEEDMPFFADGTPVDVVLNPLGVPSRMNIGQIMETHLGWAAKELGKQLTDMLESGVDVKMLRNEVSDIFDSPEIDELANSLDDEQFIAAVRELEPGIVTKTPVFDGAKEEEIWSWLDRAGLSDDGKSVLYDGRTGDPFKNRVTVGYMYVLKLHHLVDEKIHARSTGPYSLVTQQPLGGKAQFGGQRLGEMEVWAIEAYGAAYLLQEFLTVKSDDVTGRVNMYEKIVKGNNFLESAMPESFNVLIKELMALGLDVELMQDEKRKSRALPRKSR
- the rplL gene encoding 50S ribosomal protein L7/L12 — protein: MSDISKEQVIDFISNMTVLELSEFIKELEDKFGVSAAAPVAAVAAAPAAGGDAGAEEEEQTEFNVVLKEVGGNKIAVIKAVRALTSLGLKEAKAKVDELPSTIKEAVAKDDAEEAKKQLEEAGATVEVK
- the rpoC gene encoding DNA-directed RNA polymerase subunit beta', yielding MSLDDLFSQRSASTTTISGKELKGIKIRVASPEKIREWSFGEVKKPETINYRTFKPERDGLFCAKIFGPVKDYECNCGKYKRMKHRGIVCEKCGVEVIASKVRRDRMGHIELAAPVSHIWFLKSLPSKIGTLLDMTMSDLEKVLYFDAYMVIDPGQTTLTKKQVISEEQYLQIIDNFGEDAIKVGMGAEIIRELLSEIELENLKNELREESQATRSQTKKKKLAKRLKIVEAFLESENKCEWMVLENIPVIPPELRPLVPLDGGRFATSDLNDLYRRVINRNNRLKRLLELGAPDIIIRNEKRMLQEAVDALLDNGRRGRAITGTNGRPLKSLSDMIKGKQGRFRQNLLGKRVDYSGRSVIVVGPNLRLHQCGLPKKMALELFKPFLYSKLEEKGHASTIKSAKKMVERGDVVVWDILDEVVTEYPILLNRAPTLHRLGIQAFEPVLVEGKAIRLHPLVCSAFNADFDGDQMAVHLPLSIEAQIECRVLIMSTNNILSPANGEPIILPSQDIVLGLYYLTVERSFEKGEGKIFSDPGEVISAYDAGCVAMHAKIKVRIDGKLVDTTPGRILVGEILPEKVPFELANCLLTKKTIAKLIGETYRRAGTKATVILCDRLKDTGYEYSTQAGITIGVKDLKIPHTKEQILNTSQDQVNEIESQYREGIITETEKYNKIVDVWTKATNDISTHMMNDISKDILTNPETGEKVENISLNPIYMMSNSGARGNKDQMRQLSGMRGLMAKPSGAIIETPITACFREGLTVLQYFTSTHGARKGLADTALKTANSGYLTRRLVDVVQDVVVSEYDCGTVDGIELGHLMRSGEIQEKVSARSLGRIAMYDVLDPETGDTIVKSNEMIIEEAARRIDENGINSLNIRSTLTCKTKRGICALCYGRDLARGHLVNVGETVGIIAAQSIGEPGTQLTMRTFHIGGTASKEIERSNIKAQNAGHIVFARVRTVENARGESMVMGKSGQVKIVDDQGREREKYFLPSGARLFVKVDEKIEKGKLIAEWDPFNEPFVTDVGGIIRFTDIIDGRTFQEKVDETTSRATRVITEYRSTNFRPSISICDVKGRIKLRPGTKSEAVFQLPVGAILMLQDGDEVEAGDVIARKPRESSKTKDIVGGLPRVAELFEVRKPKDQAVVTEIDGIVSFGPESKGKRKIIISPETGDIKEYLIPKGRHITVQEGDFVEAGELITEGNPDLHDILKIKGEKHLANYLVEEIQEVYRFQGVQINDKHIEVIVRQMLKKVQIIDPGDTGFLIGQQVEKTAFMYENEKCIKRGENPAMAEPLVLGITQASLTTESFISAASFQETTKVLTEAALMAKEDQLRGLKENVIVGRLIPAGTGYRPYVNSDISVPEQPENPDRFLEELDDEVYLQGD
- the rplJ gene encoding 50S ribosomal protein L10, with translation MNRDEKAKIIQNIREKANRSCIAVVTDYKGMSVEEMTQLRSNLREHNVEYQVVKNTLARIAFEESSHSAIKDKFKDCCAIAYGFDDPVVAAKVLVDFEKKSKKFQTRFASLDGKYLEGTSLKALSELPGRDELLAKTLGTMNAVPTNFVCLFANVIRGMLNALNGIKEQKENA